The DNA region TCCTCACAGCTTCTTGTTCCCCTTTCGCCCAGTAGCCAAGAGGCTGTTTTCGCGGTTGTCCAACTGCGCAAAGAACTCGAAGCATTCTTACATCCAGCAACCTTTACCAGCGATGATAAGGAGCTTGAAACAATCTTCCGAGATGCCATCTCCCTCCAGGCCAGTCTCGCCCTCCAGACAGCCTGGTAGTACTGCGCCTATCCTGCCCATTATCATGACCGCCCACCACACCAAGGGATAACCTTTGACGACACCACCATGGCAGGACGCCACCGTACCGCCAAATCCCACGCAAACCGCGTCACGTTGACCATCTCCCCCGCTCTGATAAAGCGAGGTGACTCCCGGGGCGATGACTTGAGCACGGAAAAAGTGGTTTGCCAGAGTGAAGTTATCCGCGAACACTCAACTAGACAGTATATTCACAAGAATATCGCTTCTGCGTTCAAGTTGGGTGGTATCAGTCGGTTAGCCAAGTGGATGATGTCAGTGTTTCAGCCAAAGGGGCAACGGGAACATAAGAGTGGCGAGGGTATTGTAAGGCGTTGGATTACTGGGTTgatgggaaggaagggaaCATCGAatgggaaaaaagaagaggagggggaagtgCAGTTGGTGAATACTTGAGTATTGAACCCATCATCCATTCAGTGGAAACAAAGATAGCAAGGCATCTACTTACCTCCATTTGGTGAAATGCTGCTGTTTCTCCTGGCTTTAGAAACCCACATGACAACATCTCGTAGACTCGTCAGCAAGAATCCCATAAATGGGACTACCGTGACGTCTACCCGACAGCGACATTCCCGAGGAAGAATATGTGTATGTAAGGGAAACTCAACGTCTTTGTGGCGCAGCCAGCTACCAGCAACTTGGGCTGACATTCCAACCAcaaaccatcatcaacacacaATAGCCCGTGTGGCGCAATTGGTTAGCGCGTCAGACTTTTAATCTGAATGTTGCGAGTTCGAGTCTCGCCATGGGCGTTGTTGATGGAGATATTGTCTCCTGTTTTGTTGTcatcttctttcttttggcTTTGTTGATGGGTCATgtcttattttttttttggctatAGCCATCTCTGGTGTTGCGTGACGAGGTTGGTGTCCAGTGGAGTGATGCAGGAACAAAACGCTGATGGCAATGGGCACAACCTCCAGAAAGTCATGCTGTGGAGTACATACAGTAGTAGGTACTTACTTATTGCTACAAGTGTATGGTACAACAGAAGAATGGCTAAATCCGCTACTAGCTATTTACATGGTCCCTATCACACGCGGGCGCGCATGGTCCCATATATAAGCTTGTAGAGCCTCCATCCCAAGCATGGCTAAGGTAGAAGAAAAGCGATGCGCCCAAGCCAGAATCTAACCTGGCCTCTTCCATGATGCACATCACtctgccttcttctttcctttGTGCGTTGGCTTGCCTTGCCCGTTCGTGAGACCTTTGGGCAGTCAAGCTCTAATTTCATAACCACCCTTAAACCTTCATCCCATTCTCCAACACTTTCCTCCCGCGATCATCATATACTATCGAGCTGAACGCCTCAAAGTCTTCCCCTTCCGCATCCAAAAGCCCCACTTCATCCAGCACATCAGCCCCAAGCCTAGCATACAGTCCCTTCCCCGGCTTCGGCCACAATAACGTCAGTGgatcttcctcgtcctcctcctcctgctgcccaGCCGTCCGATCCTGGCTACCTCTCGCACTCCCATTGGACTGGACCTTTCTCATAAAATTAATCTGTTGTCAACACCCTCGTTAGCAAGCTCAACATATCATCTCAAGGAGAGTAAAAGCAAAGAACCCtgacaaaggaaaaaaaaaggatacCATACCCCTTGCCCAGTAGGATTAGCATTCGCCCTCGTAAACAAACCTTCTGTTGTACCCCCGGCAAACAGCCCCCTCGGCGCACCACTCGCGTCAACCCCCGTGTCCACCACCGGACTAGGGAAAATTGGCAAATCAGGATGAAGCTCCAAGCTCGCCATCAACAAACCAACAAGCTCCTGTGCTGGCAAGGTAGACAAGTACGCTCTCTTCTGCTGGACGCTCTTCCCAGCCCAGCTCTCCTTCTTTGGCGGCCCCCTGGGAACATGCTCTTGCTTCAGCTTCTTCGCATGACTGCCCTGTCTTTCCTTCTTGGCGGTACACTCCAAGCAGAACCAGTTCTTGCTCGTGTTCTTGACGATGTCATCTGACACGAACGGGTCGTGACAGTACTGATGCCAGCCCGCATCACACCCGTCGCAGAAAACAATCTGGTTGCTGCTCGGGGAGTGCATCCTGCTGCACTTCTTGCAGAGAGCCTGCTCAACAGTCCGCTTGCCGTAGTGGACTCGTTTCTTGGTGGCCGCTTCCATGGCTGCTGGGTTGTAGGCGTCGGGCTTCTGAACCTGCCTGCCAGATTTGGTCATGGTGGCGGTTGGGGTgctgtcaccaccaccgccggctgAGAAGGGGCCATTGCcggtgctggcggtggtAGGGGTTTCTACTTCAGAATCCGAGTCGGAGATGCCGCTGTTATCTGCTGACTGGCCTTTGAGGCGCTGGCGATGTTTGTTACTATGGCCGGTGGCCCGACTGTTGGGTTTGCCTTTGGCTTTCTTGACTTTGCTATCGGAGGAGAGGACCTTTGGGGCAGTAGAGGACTTGGTAGGGGTATTCTTGGAGGAGCCGGTAAGGCCAGCGGTGACTTTACGGATGGCGCTCATGCCGGAAGTGCTCTTGTTGGATGGCGGGATAGCTAGTGAGGGCGCTGGCAATGGCACAGAGGGAGCTCTCATGGAGAGTGGTGCGGTGGCAGGCATTTGCATGGACATCTGGGATGATGTGTTCATGCTCATGACCAGTCTTCTCTTGACATCCTCGTATGTGGCTGAGGGGATGCTCGCCGTGATAGACGGTGAGCGAGAGGCCTGCGAAAGGGCTGCTCCGAGATTACTAGGCTCTCCTTTCAGTCGCTTGAGAATCATCTGAGTAGCCGCTGAGAACTGGGGGATGTATGCTGCCGAGGGACCGGTGCTGGGAGCACGCGGTGTCAACCCAATCGCCAGGGATGGAGTGGTCTTGGGGGCATCTTTCGGCGCGTCGACAGTCCCTTCTTTTGGCTTCTCTGAACTagacatgatgatgacctgTGGTGACACCTGTTTTGTTAGAGATTAGTCGAAAGAGTCAGGTTGCAACCTTAAGCCGAAAGTAGCCCAGAAAACGAGTTGTGCATAAATAAATGTATAACTGAAAACAGATGCCTCCCTTGTATCGTCTGCAGTGTTGGAAGGTGTTCTTGGTGATATTCCGATTATTTCGTTGTGAAGGTGTCGGTTAGCAGAGTCGCAACAAGATGCTTGGAATAATTCACTGAATGGTCTGATGATGGAAGTCGCGGTGCTGGAACTTGGTGGTCCGTTCTTCTGAGGCACGTGGCTGTCACGTGCATTACCCTAACCCGCGAGGCCATCATGAACTTTTACACGCCTCCTGATTTAACAAGCCGGACATCACGAGTTGTTCAAAGAAATCTATGAGAAAACTATATGAATGGGTGGCTCATGTCGTCTCTATCTAACCACACCACTTTCTCGCAGTGCTTGGATTTGGTTGTCATCCATACCAAGATGCTCTCTCAAGATCTCATTGGTATTTTGTCCGAgagtcggtggtggtgttcgTACTCTCGGCTTACTGTGGGAGTATTTGATCGGTGTGTTGACCAGCTTGATGGGACCGCAATCCCCATGTTCCACTTCTACCACCATATTCCTTGCCTGTGTATGCTCATGGGTCAACGTGGTCAGGACATCATTGACAGCAGCATAAGGCATGCCCTTGCCCTCAAAGATATCAAGCCACTCctgtgttgtttttgttaCCGTGATTTTCTCAATCTCGGCTTCTAGCTCATTCCGGTGTGCTACCCTGGAAGCATTGATCTTATAcctttcttcttccttccaCTCTGGACGACCAAGGCCATCGCAAAGAATTCCGAACAAACGATCatttccaccaccaaagaggATATCACCATCTTTTGTCTCAAAGGACTTGTAAGGGACAATAGAGGCTAGCAGAGGTCAGAAGAAGATACTACAATGGTTTGAACATGTAAAACTTACGATGAGCTGTGCCCCATCGGCCGGTATCCTTCTCCCCACTGATtaagctgctgctggcaaTATTTGTCAAAGTTGCAGTCTGACAGTCACTCAGTGCAGCGTCAATATGCTGGCCTTTTCCAGTTTTGGCTCGGGCGAGCAGTGCAGCCATAATGCTGTTGCTTGTGTACAGGCCTGTTGTCAGGTCTGTTACTGCAACACCAACCTTGACTGGAGGGCCGTCTCTGGCGCCAGTGATATGCATCAGACCAAATTCGGCTTCTACCATCACATCGTAGCCGGCACGCTTGGAGTAAGGCCCGTTTTGGCCATATCCTGTGATGGAGGCATAGATAAGAGCTGGGTTGATCTTGTGGATGGTTTCAAAGTCCAGTCCATACTTCTTGAGCGCTCCTGGTATGTAATTCTCGACGAGAATATCACACTTGGCAGCTAGCTTATGAAGGATTTCGATCCCGGCTGGGTCTTGAAATGACAGGGCCAGGGACTTCTTGTTGCGGTTAACCTAAAGACAAATCAGCCTTCAATTCTCCTGAGCGGCATCCTGATCCAAAGACCTACCCCGAGAAAGTAGGCAGACTCCCCAGGCCCTTCAAGAGCTGAGCCAGACTTGTAGCTTGCATATGGAGGTCCCCAAGCCCTGGTGTCATCGCCTCTGACCGGATGCTCAATTTTGATTACTTCTGCTCT from Podospora pseudopauciseta strain CBS 411.78 chromosome 6, whole genome shotgun sequence includes:
- a CDS encoding hypothetical protein (COG:S; EggNog:ENOG503P0X5); its protein translation is MSSSEKPKEGTVDAPKDAPKTTPSLAIGLTPRAPSTGPSAAYIPQFSAATQMILKRLKGEPSNLGAALSQASRSPSITASIPSATYEDVKRRLVMSMNTSSQMSMQMPATAPLSMRAPSVPLPAPSLAIPPSNKSTSGMSAIRKVTAGLTGSSKNTPTKSSTAPKVLSSDSKVKKAKGKPNSRATGHSNKHRQRLKGQSADNSGISDSDSEVETPTTASTGNGPFSAGGGGDSTPTATMTKSGRQVQKPDAYNPAAMEAATKKRVHYGKRTVEQALCKKCSRMHSPSSNQIVFCDGCDAGWHQYCHDPFVSDDIVKNTSKNWFCLECTAKKERQGSHAKKLKQEHVPRGPPKKESWAGKSVQQKRAYLSTLPAQELVGLLMASLELHPDLPIFPSPVVDTGVDASGAPRGLFAGGTTEGLFTRANANPTGQGINFMRKVQSNGSARGSQDRTAGQQEEEDEEDPLTLLWPKPGKGLYARLGADVLDEVGLLDAEGEDFEAFSSIVYDDRGRKVLENGMKV
- a CDS encoding hypothetical protein (COG:I; EggNog:ENOG503NU4P), yielding MSRILGVPRALLQLRGTGRRFGPGPGAFRTFSGSAASGDVTLPLKGYRVLDMTRVLAGPYCTQILGDLGAEVIKIEHPVRGDDTRAWGPPYASYKSGSALEGPGESAYFLGVNRNKKSLALSFQDPAGIEILHKLAAKCDILVENYIPGALKKYGLDFETIHKINPALIYASITGYGQNGPYSKRAGYDVMVEAEFGLMHITGARDGPPVKVGVAVTDLTTGLYTSNSIMAALLARAKTGKGQHIDAALSDCQTATLTNIASSSLISGEKDTGRWGTAHPSIVPYKSFETKDGDILFGGGNDRLFGILCDGLGRPEWKEEERYKINASRVAHRNELEAEIEKITVTKTTQEWLDIFEGKGMPYAAVNDVLTTLTHEHTQARNMVVEVEHGDCGPIKLVNTPIKYSHSKPRVRTPPPTLGQNTNEILREHLGMDDNQIQALRESGVVR